A region from the Inhella inkyongensis genome encodes:
- a CDS encoding carboxypeptidase M32 has protein sequence MNTSTAYADLARRYQRLHRLGHLQSIASWDQQSFMPAKGNEARAAAMAEMGGLLHELATAPELKGLLERAAAEPLADFERASLREMQRTWRASNALPQALVEKQSLAASRSGHAWREQRKANDWVGHLPNLKEVVALTREAAGYLSQATGLSKYDALLDQYEPGMRSAEIDRVFGDLRQWLPGLIQGVRARQANETVIQPVGPFPKAAQRELGLAAMKLMSFDFEAGRLDESAHPFCGGVPEDVRMTTRYSEDDALPALMGVIHETGHGRYEQRLPREWLGLPIANARSMGLHESQSLSFEMQLGSHPGFAQQLSPLLMKHLGAQPAWEPENLHKLLTRVKPGFIRVDADEVTYPCHVILRYEIERALVEGEIECEDIPALWNAKMQELLGINTEGNYRNGCMQDVHWPEGLIGYFPCYTLGAMYAAQWFATMRKEIPGLDAGIARGELQPVFDWLEAKVWSQGSRWETPELVQRASGEVLNPAHFQAHLRARYLG, from the coding sequence ATGAACACCTCGACCGCCTACGCCGACCTCGCCCGCCGCTACCAGCGCCTGCACCGCCTGGGGCATTTGCAATCCATCGCGTCTTGGGACCAGCAGAGTTTCATGCCGGCCAAGGGTAATGAGGCACGCGCCGCGGCCATGGCCGAGATGGGCGGGCTGCTGCATGAGCTGGCCACGGCGCCGGAGCTGAAGGGTCTGCTGGAGCGGGCGGCGGCCGAGCCGCTGGCTGACTTCGAGCGTGCCTCGCTGCGCGAGATGCAGCGCACTTGGCGCGCCAGCAATGCGCTGCCTCAGGCCCTGGTGGAGAAGCAGAGCCTGGCCGCCTCGCGCTCGGGCCATGCCTGGCGCGAGCAGCGCAAGGCCAATGACTGGGTGGGGCATCTGCCCAATCTGAAAGAGGTGGTGGCGCTGACGCGCGAGGCCGCCGGCTATCTGAGCCAGGCCACTGGCCTGTCCAAGTACGACGCCCTGCTGGACCAGTACGAGCCGGGCATGCGCAGCGCCGAGATCGACCGCGTGTTCGGCGATCTGCGCCAATGGTTGCCGGGTCTGATTCAGGGCGTGCGCGCACGCCAGGCGAACGAGACGGTGATCCAGCCGGTCGGCCCCTTCCCCAAGGCTGCACAGCGCGAGCTGGGCCTGGCGGCCATGAAGCTGATGAGCTTCGACTTCGAGGCCGGGCGCCTGGATGAGTCGGCCCACCCGTTCTGCGGCGGCGTGCCCGAGGACGTGCGCATGACCACCCGCTACAGCGAGGACGACGCGCTGCCGGCGCTGATGGGCGTGATCCACGAGACCGGCCACGGCCGCTACGAGCAGCGTCTGCCGCGCGAGTGGCTGGGCCTGCCGATCGCCAATGCGCGCTCCATGGGCCTGCACGAAAGCCAGTCGCTGAGCTTTGAGATGCAGCTGGGCAGCCATCCCGGTTTCGCGCAGCAACTCTCGCCCTTGCTGATGAAGCACCTGGGCGCCCAGCCGGCCTGGGAGCCGGAGAACCTGCACAAGCTGCTCACGCGCGTGAAGCCCGGCTTCATCCGCGTGGACGCCGACGAGGTGACCTATCCCTGCCATGTGATCCTGCGCTATGAGATCGAGCGCGCCCTGGTCGAGGGCGAGATCGAGTGCGAGGACATCCCGGCGCTGTGGAACGCCAAGATGCAGGAACTGCTGGGCATCAACACCGAGGGCAATTACCGCAACGGTTGCATGCAGGATGTGCACTGGCCGGAAGGCTTGATCGGCTACTTCCCCTGCTACACCCTGGGCGCGATGTATGCGGCCCAGTGGTTTGCCACCATGCGCAAGGAGATCCCGGGCCTGGACGCCGGCATCGCCCGTGGCGAGCTGCAGCCGGTGTTCGACTGGCTGGAGGCCAAGGTCTGGAGCCAGGGTTCGCGTTGGGAAACGCCGGAGCTGGTGCAGCGCGCCAGCGGCGAGGTC